One Methylohalobius crimeensis 10Ki DNA segment encodes these proteins:
- a CDS encoding LexA family protein, producing the protein MSEKKANRRGGARPGAGRKPCTGPYGEPTRAIRVPVSALPVLKAWLAAKGKAPPARSCLPAPAPAGHHLPLYGSKVPAGFPSPADDHQEDGLDLNQHLVKHPAATFFVRVEGDSMTGAGIHHGDLLVVDRALEPKSGSIVVAAVNGELTVKRLKVEGERLWLMPEHPDFKPLEIGEGMEFLIWGVVAHAVRSF; encoded by the coding sequence ATGTCCGAGAAAAAAGCAAATCGACGCGGCGGCGCCCGCCCGGGCGCCGGCAGGAAGCCCTGCACCGGCCCCTACGGCGAGCCCACCCGGGCAATCCGGGTGCCGGTGAGCGCACTGCCGGTCCTCAAGGCCTGGCTGGCCGCCAAAGGGAAAGCCCCTCCCGCCAGAAGTTGCTTGCCCGCCCCGGCACCGGCCGGGCATCACTTGCCTTTGTACGGTTCCAAGGTGCCGGCGGGATTCCCCTCCCCCGCCGACGATCATCAGGAAGATGGTCTCGACCTGAACCAGCATTTGGTCAAGCATCCGGCGGCCACTTTCTTCGTCCGGGTGGAAGGCGATTCCATGACCGGAGCGGGCATTCATCACGGCGATTTGCTGGTGGTGGACCGGGCCCTGGAGCCCAAATCGGGCAGCATCGTGGTGGCGGCGGTCAACGGGGAACTGACGGTGAAGCGGCTCAAGGTCGAAGGGGAGCGTCTCTGGCTGATGCCGGAGCATCCGGATTTCAAGCCCTTGGAAATCGGCGAGGGCATGGAATTCCTGATCTGGGGCGTGGTGGCCCATGCCGTCCGCTCGTTCTGA